One genomic window of Halolamina sediminis includes the following:
- a CDS encoding ABC transporter permease, producing the protein MRSLWRDPRAVLARKELRSLADEKTIVLALLIQLFVAAFSSFLVVGLVSMYQPGGVGGVSVDAGVSGDAADELLATLDDQPGVDAREYASPDAAAEAFGQGRVDATFLASHTDENRVEVVVTVPDENVRTTVTVVQVRDALRAFERDQRASRVEYLGTAPLSLPPEAASSPYYGFSYTVLVPLLLLLPAFIGGSITVDSLTEEIDRGTMELLRVSPLSPAGIVDGKLLASVLLAPTQAALWMALLALNGTPVANLPALLLLTTAFALAVSALGAAVALLSPERRAAQFLYSTGVLGLFGAASLLPGSPPNTIARLAVNSASLTTYGVVAGYIVLGAGAYLGVRLLVTRRGDAALG; encoded by the coding sequence CTGCGATCGCTCTGGCGTGACCCGCGGGCCGTGCTCGCCCGGAAGGAACTGCGCTCGTTGGCCGACGAGAAGACGATCGTGCTCGCGCTGCTGATCCAACTGTTCGTCGCCGCGTTCTCCTCGTTCCTCGTAGTCGGGCTCGTGTCGATGTACCAGCCCGGCGGCGTCGGCGGCGTGAGCGTCGACGCCGGGGTGTCCGGCGACGCCGCTGACGAGCTGTTGGCGACGCTCGACGACCAGCCGGGCGTCGACGCCCGCGAGTACGCCTCGCCCGACGCGGCCGCGGAGGCGTTCGGTCAGGGCCGCGTCGACGCGACGTTCCTCGCGAGCCACACTGACGAGAACCGGGTCGAGGTGGTGGTGACGGTGCCCGACGAGAACGTCCGCACGACGGTGACCGTCGTGCAGGTCCGGGACGCGCTGCGGGCGTTCGAGCGCGACCAGCGGGCGAGCCGCGTCGAGTACCTCGGCACTGCGCCGCTCTCGCTGCCGCCTGAGGCGGCGAGTAGCCCGTACTACGGGTTCAGCTACACCGTACTGGTGCCGCTCCTGCTGCTGCTCCCCGCCTTCATCGGCGGCTCGATCACCGTCGACTCGCTGACCGAGGAGATCGACCGCGGGACGATGGAACTCCTACGCGTGTCACCGCTGTCACCCGCCGGCATCGTCGACGGCAAGCTGCTGGCGTCGGTACTCCTCGCGCCCACGCAGGCGGCGCTGTGGATGGCGCTGCTCGCGCTCAACGGCACGCCCGTCGCGAACCTCCCGGCGCTCCTGCTGCTGACGACGGCGTTCGCGCTCGCGGTGTCGGCGCTGGGCGCCGCGGTCGCGCTGCTCTCGCCGGAGCGTCGGGCCGCGCAGTTCCTCTACTCGACAGGGGTGTTGGGGCTGTTCGGCGCCGCCTCGCTGTTACCGGGAAGCCCGCCGAACACGATCGCACGGCTGGCAGTGAACTCGGCGTCGCTCACGACGTACGGCGTCGTCGCTGGCTACATCGTGCTCGGGGCCGGTGCGTACCTCGGCGTGCGGCTGCTTGTCACCCGGCGCGGGGACGCCGCGCTCGGGTAG